GTAACACCGGGTGTGGCGCGATATCACGTCCCCGGAGGGACGCGCTCCGTCGCGTCCGGGGGCGGGAGGTCGGTCGCGTACGCGGCCACCCGGAGGGACGCGCTCCGTCGCGTCCTCAACGTGCAGACCGGCTACCCGGTAGGAGCGCCGCGCGCTGCAGCACACCCGAAACGAGGCGCCAGAAAAAGCGCAAATCCTCCCGGTTCGCGAGGAAGACCTCCCGGAACCCGAACTGCGACTCGCGCCGGTAGAACGCGAGCAAAAGCACGCATGCCGCGGTATACGAAACGGCCGTGGCGAAGGCGGCCCCGACGATACCGTACGCGGGGATGAGAAAGGCGTTCAGCACGACGTTCCCCGCGAGAGCCAGGACACCTGCCGCGATGTTGACCTCCTGCCTCCCCTGACTCGTGAACGCTCGGGTTACGATGACGAAGATCGAGATCGCCAGCACCCCCACGGCCGCCCACGGCAGCGGCGCTCCCGCAGGCGCATAGGGACGCCCGTACCACAGGGTGATGACGGGAGGACCGACGAGAGCAAGGGCAAGGGCTGCCACACCGCTCACCAGGAGAGTCCGCCGGCAGGCCTGTGCCGTGAGGCGGTGGATCTCGCTCGGCGAAGAGGCCGCGAGGCGGGGGTAGAGAACGAGTCCCACGGCCTGCGGAATCTCGAGCACCATCTCGGTGAACCGCAAAGCGAGGGCGTAGAAGGCGGTCTCCGACGGCGAGAGAAAGTAAGCGACCATGTAGATGTCGATTCGAAGGAGGAGGTGCTGGGTCAGCGTCTGGACGTAGGATTTGAGCCCGAAGCGCAACTGCTCCGAGAGCAGGGCTCGCTCGAACCGCAGACCGAACGGGACACGCTTTCGGATCTGCGAGACGAGCCAGGCCACGTTCACGACGGTGACGAACGTGTAAATCGACACGGCGGCGACGAGCCCGCCATCGAAGACGACCAGGAACAGGACCACGAGGACCAGGCGTAGAGTTTCCCCGAACAGCAGCCGAACGTTGTAGATCCGGAAGAGGCCCGTCGCCTGCAGGACTCCGTAGAGGTAGTCGTCCAGGAGCAGGAGGGGTACCCGGACGAGCCCGAGCGCGAGAGCCCAGTCCGGAACTCCTCGGAGGACGGAGGCATGCAACGGCCCCCGACCGAGCCACACCAGAACCGCGGCGAGGGTCCCGAGGGAAAGCGCGAGGGCGGCGGAATTCGAAGCGACTCGGTCGGGCCCGACCTTCTCCCGGTTGACGAAGTACACGTTCGACTGGCTGATGCCGAGCTTCACGAGAGTGAGAACCGTGGACGGCAGGAGAAGCACCAGGGCCAGAATGCCCCGGTCGTGAGGACCGAGCTGCCGAGCCAGGATGACTCCGCTCACGATCCCCATGGCACTCCAGACGCCACGGGTACCGAGGATCCCCAGGACGTCGCGGGAAAAACGGCGCTGTTCCAGCATCGAAAAAAGAGAAAGCCCCCGAGAGCCTCGTTCTCCAAAATCCCGCAAAGGCCCGCCGTAGGCAATTGCCAAGAGCGTTTCTTTTCCTCGGCCCCGTCTTGGGCCATCCTCTCGGGCGGAGATGACGCAGGTCCCGACGTCGTTCCGCCGCCGGGAGAACGGGGAAGAGCCGGGGCGACCGGAAACCCGGGTCCGCGCGGGGACGCGGCACCGCAGCCCGCGTGCCCTTCTCTGTGCGGCGTGCGGGACTCCGGTGACGAGCGACGAAGACCGGATCGCGATGGCCGGAAGGCACGAGCACCGTTGCGTGAACCCCCACGGCATCCTCTTTCACATCGGGTGCTTCCGCTCCGCTCCGGGCTGCCGGGTGTGGGGTGCCGCCACCACGGAGTTCACCTGGTTTCCCGGCTTTGCGTGGCGCTATGCGGAGTGCAAAAATTGCGGCGTGCACCTCGGGTGGCGCTACGAAGGTGAAGCGGAAAGCTTTTTCGGACTGATCCTGGCTCGCCTGGCGCAGAGCTGAACGGGCGCCCGAAGAGCCGAACGGGCCCGCGGAGAGCCGAACGAAAGGAGGGAAGGAGCCATGGCATTCGAAATCCGTTCGGAAGCTTTCGCTCACATGGGGGAAATTCCCACCAAGTACACCTGCGAGGGCGAGGACATCTCTCCCCCGCTCTCCTGGTCGGGCGTCCCCGCGGGAGCGAAAAGCCTCGCTCTGGTGGTCGACGACCCGGACGCGCCGGACCCCAAGGCCCCGAAGATGACCTGGGTCCACTGGATCCTCTACGACCTCCCACCCGACTCCACGGGCCTGCCCGAGGGCGTTTCCTCGGCCGCCCTCCCGCCCGGCACGCGCGAAGGTCGAAACGACTGGCAGCGAACGGGTTACGGCGGCCCTTGCCCGCCCATCGGGCGCCATCGCTACTTTCACAAGCTCTACGCGCTCGACGTGGTCCTCGGGGATTTGGGCGAACCGACCAAGGCCCGACTCGAACGAGCCATGCAGGGGCACGTCCTGGCCGAAGCCGTCCTCGTCGGGACCTACGAAAAGAAGCGACGCTGACCACCCGCCGACCTCGCGCACGGCGGGGTCTTCGGGCGAACCCTCTACCGCCGCGTGCCTCCGATCGTCAGAGAAGGGAGGCCGCGTCGATCGGCCGTCCTGCCGGCGTCGACGCTCGTTCCGCGCCGGCGATCCTGCCGCCCAACCACGCACCCCCGTCCGGGTCGCGCACGACGTCGCCGAGCCCACCCGGGTACTCGACGCGAAGAACGACCGGTTCGGAAGCGAGGAGGAGCGCTCGATCGACCCGGCGCATGGCCGAGAGCGACGCCACGACCAGGTCGGCCGGAAACGGAAAGGCGTGGAGCTCCACCGAGGCGCGGCCTTCGCGAGGAGCGAAAGCCTCGTCGAGCCCGAGCAGCCTCTCGAGAAGAACCTCGAGGTCCGGCCGGCGACGAGCACCGCACCAGCTTCTCGCGCCCTCCCGCAAAAGGGCGAAAAGGCGCTGCCTCCGCCGCAAGCAGTCCACGTAGAGCCGTGCCCGGTTCTCGTAGAGCGCGAGGGCGTCCTCGGGTCCGAGCCCCGTCCGGTCACGCAGCCGATCGAGGACGTACCCGAACAGGAACCGCAGAAAATCGCTCGGCGAGGCCGTGCCCTCGAGAGCCACGTACCGGCTCGTCAGCGGGATCACGTGCCCGCGCACGAGCACGATGTAAGCCGTCACCAGACGATATCCCTCCTCGCCTTCGCGCCTCGAGAAAGTATGCGAGCCCACGACGTACTCCCCGCGGGCTTTGCCGTAGCCCGCGACCGGAACCGTTTCCAGTTCGTACTCGTATCGCCGCTCGTAGAACTCCGTGCCGGGGAGAAGCGTGTAGCCGAAGATGTTGATGTTCGGAAAGACGGTCATCAGATGATCGAGGCCCCGGGTGAACTCCTCGAGCGACTCCCCCGGGAGTCCCCAGATGAGCTCGGCGGCGACGGGCACGCCTTCGGCGGCCAGCGAGCGCACCACGGGCTCGTACTGGTTCGACCGCATGTTCTTGCGATGGCTCAGCTCCAGAGCTCGTGGCGTCAGCGTCTGCAGGGCGAGATGGTAGTGCGAAAGGAGCCCCTCGCGGTGGAGCATCCTCACGATCGTCTGCACGCGGCGGTTGTGATTCTTCGACCAGGAAGTGGAGAAATTGCGGGGAAGCCCCGTGTGTTTCCGCAACCGAACGACGAGCTCGGCCTTCTTTTCGTCCTCGGGCAAGGCCCCGAAATTCGAGTCCGTGAGCCAGAGGTCCTGCACGCCACCGGCCACGAGCCGCCGGAGGTCGTCCGCGATCCTCGAGAGCGAGTACTGGTACATCTTGGTTCCGATCGCCCCCGTACCCCACTCGCAGAACGCACACCGGTAGGGGCAGCCCCTCGTCGTCTCGTAGGCGGCCTGGCCGTAGAGCGGACGCCCCCGTTCGTCGCGCAGCGCGACCACGCCGAGGGCCGAAGGGATGCGGTCGAGCTCGACGATCCGCGGGCGCGGGGCCGTCTTGCGAAGCCTCCCCTCCGCATCGAGAAAAGCGAGACCGCGCACTCCCGACCAGGCCTCCCGTGAAGGGGCATCGAGGAGCTCGGTGAACGTCTGTTCGCCCTCGCCCAGGACCACGACGTCGAGTCCTTCTTCGCCGAGGAAATCCTCGGCCTGCTGCACGTGCGGCCCGCCGGCGACCGTCAGAATCCCCGGCTCTTCGGCCTTGACTTCCTTCCACAACGACAAGAACTCGGCCGCGTTCCAGCAGTAGCAGGAAAACCCGAAGACGGGCTCGAGCCCCTCGCTTCTCGCCCTGCGCACGAGCGGGCGAATCCGCGAAGGCCAGACCGTTTTCTTCCATCGTTCGAGTTCTTCCGGGTCGCGCCAGTGAACGAGCTCCACGGCCGTTCGCCGCGCCGTCGCACCGTACCGCTCGAAGTAAGCCCGCAGCGCCCCCGTGGTCATCGGGGGTCCGTGGAACTGGTCGGAATCCATGCTGAAAAGCCAAACGGGCCGGCGCATGCCGCATGCCCCTAGCACGGCGTCCGGCCCGAAGCTACGCGTCCGGGATGCGAAGACCCGTCTCCGCGTCGAACAGGTGGACCCGGTCGGGCGGAAACCGGAGGCCGACGCGGTCTCCGGGCCGGGGAGCTTCCTCGGCGGGGCACACCGCCGTCATCTTCGATTCGCCAGGCCCTTCGAGGGCGAGGTGGACGACGTCGGACGCACCGAGAGGCTGCACGATCTCGACGACCCCCACGGCATCCCGTTCGCCCGCAGCGACGAGCTTCACGTCCTCGGGGCGGATGCCGAGCAGGAGACGGCCCGAAACTTTCGGGCGGGGGAGGAAAACGCGGAAAAACCCCGTGTCCACCGCCACCTTCTCGGCTCCGGCGAGCGCATGGGCCGGGTAGACGTTCATGGAAGGCGAACCCACGAAGCGCGCCACGTAGAGCGTACCCGGCCTCCGATAGATCTCGAGCGGAGGGGCCACCTGCTCGAAGCGGCCCTCGTTCATGACCGCGATCCTGTCTCCGAGGGTCATGGCTTCTTCCTGGTCGTGCGTCACGTAGAGCATCGTGACCCCGAGCCTCCGGCGAATCCGCGCGAGCTCCGCCCGGGTTTCGACGCGCAATCGCGCGTCGAGATTCGAGAGCGGCTCGTCGAGCAGGAATGCCTTCGGCCTCCGGACGATGGCACGCCCGAGCGCGACCCGTTGCCTCTGCCCACCCGAGAGTTGGGCGGGACGTCGATCGAGGAGCGCGGAAAGGCCGAGCATCTGTGCGACCTGCCAGACTCGTCGGTCGATCTGGTCCCTCGCCACCCCACGCACCCGCAGCGGAAAAGCGAGATTCTCCCGGACGGTCTTGTGCGGGTAGAGGGCGTAGTTCTGGAAAACCATGGCGACGTCGCGTTTCTGCGGAGGAAGCTCCGTGACGTCCTCGCCGCCGACGAAGACACGGCCTTCGGTCGGGAATTCGAGCCCCGCCACCAGACGCAGGAGCGTGGACTTCCCGCATCCCGAAGGGCCCACCACGACCAGAAGTTCGCCGTCGTGCACCGCGAGGTCCACGCCCGCGACCGCCCGGTGACCCCCGGGATAGACTTTCGTGACACGCTCGAGACGAACCTCGGCCACTCTCTCACCCTTTCAGTGCGCCCGAAACGAGCCCCCGAACGATCCGCCTCTGGAACGCGAGCACCAGTGCCACGACCGGCAGCGTCGTGACGACCGAGGCCGCCAGAATCTGCCCCCACGGAACCCGGTACTGCCCGCGGAACAGCGCCACGGCCACGGGCACGGTCTGGCGCTCCGGGCCCAGGGTGAAGGACAGCGCGAAGAGAAACTCGTTCCAGCAGTAGAGGAACGTGAGAATCGAGGTCGCGGCGACGGCAGGCAGCGAGATCGGAAAGACGACCTCCGCGAGCGCTCGCAACCTGCCGGCTCCGTCCACCAGTGCCGCCTCTTCGAGCTCCGGCGGAAGCTCGCGGAAAAAGCCGACGAGCAGCCACACGGTGAGCGGCATCGCGAACGTGAGGTAGGGAAGAACGAGCCCCGGGTAGGTGTCCACGAGACCCAGCGCACGCAGCAGGAGGTACAGGGGGGAAACGATCGAGATCTGGGGAAACATCGTCGCAGCGAGAACGAACCCGAGAACGAGGCTCCGGCCCCGAAAGCGAAACCGGGCGAGCGCATAAGCGCAGAGCGAGCCGAGGACGACGCAAAAGAGCGTCGTCGTCCCGGCCACGATCAGGGAGTTCCGGATGGCACGCCCGAATCCACGCTCCGCGAAAAGCGCCCGGTAGTGCTCCAGAACGAACCCGCGAGGTCGGAAAAACTCGGCTCCGAGAAGCTGCCGTTCGGGCGTGAAAGAAGCCACGGTCATCCAGAGAAAAGGAAAGAGGAGAAAGACGAGCCCGGCGGCGACTCCCAGGGCCTTCGGACCGCGGGACCTCACCGTCCCCCTCCCAGGACTCCCCGCCCCACGGTGTGCACGTAGACGAGCGCCAGGGCGAAACTCAGGGCGAAGAGGACGAAAGAAAGTGCCGATCCGAGGCCGAACCGGAGGTTCTGGAAGAGCACGCGGAAGGTGTAGAGCGCGAGCGGTTCCGTCGCCGTCCCGGGGCCGCCGTTCGTGAGCACGTAGACGAGGTCGAAAACCCGCAGCGCGTCGAGTGTCCGAAAGACGAGTGCCACGAGCAAGGCAGGGCGCAGGAGCGGCAAGGTCACGTGCCGGAACTCCTCCCAGCGCGACG
This Candidatus Binatia bacterium DNA region includes the following protein-coding sequences:
- a CDS encoding ABC transporter ATP-binding protein, giving the protein MAEVRLERVTKVYPGGHRAVAGVDLAVHDGELLVVVGPSGCGKSTLLRLVAGLEFPTEGRVFVGGEDVTELPPQKRDVAMVFQNYALYPHKTVRENLAFPLRVRGVARDQIDRRVWQVAQMLGLSALLDRRPAQLSGGQRQRVALGRAIVRRPKAFLLDEPLSNLDARLRVETRAELARIRRRLGVTMLYVTHDQEEAMTLGDRIAVMNEGRFEQVAPPLEIYRRPGTLYVARFVGSPSMNVYPAHALAGAEKVAVDTGFFRVFLPRPKVSGRLLLGIRPEDVKLVAAGERDAVGVVEIVQPLGASDVVHLALEGPGESKMTAVCPAEEAPRPGDRVGLRFPPDRVHLFDAETGLRIPDA
- a CDS encoding ABC transporter permease — encoded protein: MRSRGPKALGVAAGLVFLLFPFLWMTVASFTPERQLLGAEFFRPRGFVLEHYRALFAERGFGRAIRNSLIVAGTTTLFCVVLGSLCAYALARFRFRGRSLVLGFVLAATMFPQISIVSPLYLLLRALGLVDTYPGLVLPYLTFAMPLTVWLLVGFFRELPPELEEAALVDGAGRLRALAEVVFPISLPAVAATSILTFLYCWNEFLFALSFTLGPERQTVPVAVALFRGQYRVPWGQILAASVVTTLPVVALVLAFQRRIVRGLVSGALKG